The following nucleotide sequence is from Pseudomonas sessilinigenes.
CCCCGGGCAGCTTCTACTTCGTCGAGAGCGGCGAGGCATCCTTCATCGACATGACCCGCGCCATGGCCCGCGCCCTGCACCTTGGCGAACCCGAGGACTGGCCGCTGCCTGCCGCCGAGGCCGAGTGGGGCTACGAGATGGCCAACTACGGCCTGGGCTCCAACAGCCGGGTACGCGGCAAGAAGGCCCGCGAGCTGCTGGGCTGGGCGCCGCAGCGGACGTCGGTGCTGGAGTGGATCGAGCACGAGATGGTCTGAGGAGCGGCTGCTCCACTGATCCATCTGCGACAAACGGCTGCCTGCGGGCGGCCGTTTTGCTGTGGGCGTTTGCCCACCGCGCGACAAAGCGCCTAAGGTTCGTCTGGTCTGAAAACAACGATAAGGACGGACTCCATGGGTATCTTGCCGTGCACGACCCTCACCCTGGGCCTGGCGCTCGCTGCCAGCGTTCCAGTCTTCGCCGCGCCCCTTGAGGGCGGCGCGGTGGCCGCACCCAACCAGTACGGCGCCGATGTCGCGGCGCAGATCCTCAAGAAGGGCGGCAACGCGGTGGACGCTGCGGTGGCCACGGCCTTCACCCTGGCCGTGACCTATCCCGAAGCCGGCAATATCGGCGGTGGCGGCTTCATGACGCTGTTCATCGACGGCAAGCCGTATTTCCTCGACTACCGGGAAACCGCGCCCAAGGCCGCGACCCGCGACATGTACCTGAATGACAAGGGTGAGGTGATCGAGAACCTCAGCCTGGTGGGCGCCCGCGCCGCCGGGGTGCCGGGCACCGTGATGGGTCTGTGGGAGGCCCACCAGAAGTTCGGCAAGCTGCCCTGGAGCGAACTCGTCACCCCGGCAGTGGCCTACGCCAGGAACGGCTTCAAGGTGGCGGACAAGCAGTACCAGTACCGCGAGGATGCCTTGAAGCTGTTCAACGGCAGCACCAACTTCGGTGATTATTTTGGCAGCATGCAACCCGGCCAGACCTTCCGTCAGCCGGAGTTGGCGGCGACCCTGGAACGCATCGCCGACCAGGGCGCCAAGGAGTTCTACAGCGGCAAGACCGCCGACTTGCTGGTGGCCCAGATGCAGGCCGACAAAGGCCTGATCACCAAGCAGGACCTGCAGGACTACAAGGTCAAGTGGCGCCAGCCGCTGCAGGTGAGTTTCCGTGGCAACGTGCTGTACACCGCGCCGCCGCCCAGTTCCGGCGGGGTCGCCCTGGCCCAGCTGATCGGCATCAAGGAAGAGCGCGCCGCCGACTTCAAGGGCGTCGAGCTCAATTCGGCCAAGTACATCCACCTGCTGGCGGAAATCGAGAAGCGAGTATTCGCCGACCGTGCCGACTACCTGGGCGATCCGGCGTTTTCCGAGGTGCCGGTCAAGCCATTGACCGACCCGGCCTACCTCAAGCAGCGTGCGGCCCAGGTCAACCCCGACGCCATCTCGCCCACCGACAAGGTGCGCCCGGGGCTGGAACGGCACCAGACCACCCATTTCTCCATCGTCGATGCCCAGGGCAATGCGGTGAGCAATACCTACACCCTGAACTGGGACTACGGCAGCGGCGTGGTGGTCAAGGGCGCGGGGTTCCTGCTCAACGACGAGATGGACGACTTCAGCGCCAAGCCCGGCGTGGCCAATGCCTTCGGCGTGGTGGGCGGCGATGCCAATGCCATCGCCCCGGGCAAGCGCATGCTGTCGTCCATGAGCCCGAGCCTGGTGACCCGCGACGGCAAGGTCACCCTGGTCCTGGGCACTCCGGGCGGGTCGCGGATCTTCACCTCGATCTTCCAGGTGCTGAACAACCTCTACGACTTCCACCTGCCCCTGGAGAAAGCCGTGGCCGCGCAACGGGTGCATCACCAACTGCTGCCCAAGGACACGATCTACTACGACGCCTATGCGCCGCTCACCGGCCAGGTCGCCGATGAACTCAAGGCCATGGGCTACACCCTCGAGGACCAGGGCTGGGAGATGGGCGACATCCAGGCCATCCGGGTCAATGGCCCCCAGCTTGAAACCGCTTCCGACCCGCGCGGGCGTGGCGTAGGCAAAGTGGTCAAGTAACCGCTGCGCCCTTGCCTGGACCGGTACGCCGGTTCCGGCAAGGGCTTGGTTGCGCGCCGACGGCCGGCTGGTCGGCGGCGTTTCGATTCCGTACCATTCCCGCCTGTTTTCCCCCGCCATTCCCCGGGCCCTGCGCGGCCCAACTATCAGGTCAATCATGAAAGCAAAACGTCTGCGTGCCGATGTCCTGGCCGGACTCACCACCTCCTTCGCCCTGCTGCCCGAATGCATCGCCTTCGCCCTGGTCGCTCACCTCAACCCGTTGATGGGCCTGTACGGCGCCTTCTTCATCTGCACCCTGACCGCGCTGTTCGGCGGCCGTCCGGGCATGGTCTCCGGCGCGGCCGGCTCCATGGCGGTGGTGATCGTCGCCCTGGTGGTGCAGCACGGGGTGCAGTACCTGCTGGCCACGGTGCTGCTGGGCGGGCTGGTGATGATCGCCTTCGGCCTGTTGCGCCTGGGCAAGCTGGTGCGCATGGTGCCGCACCCTGTGATGCTGGGCTTCGTCAACGGCCTGGCGATCGTCATCGCCCTGGCCCAGCTGGAGCATTTCAAGAGTGGCGAGCACTGGCTCAGCGGCCAGCCGCTGTACCTGATGGCCGGCCTGGTGGCGCTGACCATGGCCATCGTCTACCTGCTGCCACGCCTGACCCGGGCGGTGCCGCCGGCGCTGGTGGCGATCCTCGGCGTGGGCTTTCTGGTGTACGTGCTGGGACTGCCGACCCGCACCCTGGGGGACATGGCCCACATCGCCGGCGGCTTGCCGGCGCTGGCGCTGCCGGACGTGCCCTGGACCCTGGAAACCCTGGGCATCATCGCGCCCTATGCCTTCCTGATGGCCATGGTCGGCCTGCTGGAAACCCTGCTGACCCTGAACCTCACCGACGAGATCACCGAGACCCGCGGCTACACCAACCGCGAGTGCGTGGCCCTGGGCGCGGCGAACATGGTCTCCGGCGTCTTCGGCGGTATGGGCGGCTGTGCGATGATCGGCCAGACCGTGATCAACCTCAGTTCCGGTGGCCGTGGGCGCTTGTCCGGGGTCGTGGCCGGAGTGCTGATCCTGCTGTTCGTACTGTTCCTGTCGCCGCTGATCGAGCGCATTCCCCTGGCGGCGCTGGTGGGCGTGATGTTCGTGGTGTCGCAGCAGACCTTCGCCTGGGCCTCCTTGCGGGTGGTCAACAAGGTGCCGCTCAACGACGTGCTGGTGATCCTCGCGGTGACGGTGATCACCGTGTTCACCGACCTGGCCACCGCGGTCATGTGCGGCATCGTCATCGCCGCCCTCAACTTCGCCTGGCAGCAGGCCCGCGAGCTGTACGCCGACAGCCACCTGGAAGCCGACGGCAGCAAGCTCTACCACCTGCACGGCACCTTGTTCTTCGCTTCCACCACGCCGTTCCTCAACCAGTTCGACCCGGCCAACGACCCATCGCGGGTGACCATCGACTGCCGGCACCTGAGCTTCGTCGACTATTCGGCCATCGCCGCGCTCATGACCCTGCGCGAGCGCTATGCCAAGGCCGGCAAGCAGTTGCGGGTGCTGCACCTGTCCGAGCGCTGCAAGAAGCTGCTCAAGCGCGCCCGGGTCCAGCACGACTGACGGCCTGCGGGCGAGCCGTCGCGCTCGCCCGTCCGCCCGGCACGGGCATGAAAATACCCGGTGCCGATTTTCATCATCGGGGCTTTTGCATAGTCCTGCACGACAAAGCCTGCCTCTTTACGAAAATCAGTTTCATATGGTTTGAAATTCACTGCCTAAAGTGATTAAAAACTTTCATAACCATTCGAAACGACGCTGTTTTCAAGGAGGTATCCGTGGCTCCTGTATCGGCTTACGGACTGCTGGGTTACGCCGCAGTCGCCATCATCGCGTTGATCGTCCTGATCGCTCGCTACCGGCTCAATCCCTTTATCGTCATTACCCTAGTCTCGGTGGGCCTGGCGCTGGTGGCCGGCATGCCGGCCTCCGGGGTGGTGGCGGCCTATGAGGCCGGGGTCGGCAAGACCCTGGGGCATATCGCCCTGGTGGTAGCCCTGGGCACCATGCTCGGCAAGCTGATGGCCGAATCCGGCGGGGCCGAGCAGGTGGCGCGTACCCTGGTGGCCCGCTTCGGCGAGCGCAACGCCCACTGGGCCATGGTCTGCATCGCCTTCCTGGTGGGGCTGCCGCTGTTCTTCGAGGTGGGTTTCGTGTTGCTGGTGCCCATCGCCTTCACCGTGGCGCGGCGGGTCGGGGTATCGCTGCTGATGGTTGGCCTGCCGATGGTCGCCGGGCTGTCGGTGGTGCATGCCCTGGTGCCGCCGCACCCGGGGGCGATGCTGGCGGTGCAGGCCTACCAGGCGCCGGTGGGGCAGACCTTGCTGTACGCGATCCTGATCGGCGTGCCCACGGCGATCATCGCCGGTCCGGTGTATGCGCGACTGATCGTGCCGCACATCCAGTTGCCGGCGCACAACCCGCTGGAGCAGCAGTTCATCAACCGTGAACCGCGCGTGCGGCTGCCAAGCTTTCGCCTGACCCTGGGCACCATCCTGCTGCCAGTGGTGCTGATGCTGCTGGGCGGTTGGGCCAACCTGATCGCCGCCCCGGGTACCGGGCTCAACCAGTTCTTGTTGTTCATCGGCAACTCGGTGATCGCCCTGCTGATCGCCACCCTGGTGAGCTTCTGGACCCTGGGCCTGGCCCAGGGCCTGAACCGCGAGTCGATCCTCAGGTTCACCAACGAATGCCTGGCGCCGACTGCCGGCATCACCCTCCTGGTGGGGGCCGGTGGCGGCTTGAACCGGATCCTCATCGACTCCGGGGTGACCGAGCAGGTGACCGGCCTGGCCCATCAGTTCCAGTTGTCGCCGTTGTGGATGGGCTGGCTGTTCGCGGTGCTGATGCGGGTCGCCACCGGTTCGGCCACCGTGGCCCTGACCACCGCCTCGGGGGTGGTGGCGCCGGTGGCGGTCGGCCTGGGTTATCCCCATCCGGAACTGCTGGTGATCGCCACCGGCGCCGGCTCGGTGATCCTCTCCCACGTCAACGACGGCGGCTTCTGGCTGGTCAAGGAATACTTCAATATGAGCGTCATCCAGACCTTCAAGACCTGGACCGTGCTGGAGACCCTGATCTCGCTGATCGCCTTCGGCCTGACCCTGGTTCTCGCGGAGTTTCTCTAGATGGACATCCTTTACCAGATCCGCTCGCGCCTGGACGATCTCAGTACCGGGGAGGCGCGGATCGCCCGGCTGATGCTCGATGACGTGGGTTTCGCCGCCTCCGCCAGCCTCGAGGAGCTGGCCCGGCGGGCCGAGGTCAGCGCCGCGACCCTGTCGCGTTTCGCCCGCAGCGTCGGCTGTCGGGACTTGCGCCAGCTGCGCCTGCAACTGGCCCAGGCCAGCGGCGTGGGCAGCCGCTTCCTCGATCCGGGGGCGAGCACCGAGTCGTCCGGTTTCTACCGGCAGATCGTCGGCGATATCGAGTCGACGCTGCACCACCACCTGGCGGGTTTCGAGGGGGCGCAATTCGCCGATGCGGTGCGCCTGCTGGGCCGCGCGCGGATGATCCACGCCTTCGGCACCGGTGGCTGTTCAACCCTGTGCAGCGCCGAGTTGCAGGTGCGCCTGGTGCGCCTGGGCTACTGCATCGCCGCCTGCCATGACCCGGTGATGATGCGGGTGACCGCCGCCTCCCTGGGGCCCCAACACGCAGTGATCGCCTGTTCCCTCAGCGGCCTCACCCCGGAACTGCTGGACGCGGTGACCCTGGCCCGCAGCTACGGCGCCGCCGTGCTCGCCATTACCTTGCCCGACTCGCCCCTGGCCGGGCTGGCGGACGTGCTGTTGCCACTGCACAGCGCCGAGACCTCGTTCATCTACAAACCCACCGCCGCCCGCTACGGCATGCTGCTGGCCATCGACGTGTTGGCCACGGAGCTGGCCCTGGCCATGCCCGACGACAATCAAGAGCGCCTGCGCAGGATCAAGCTGGCCCTGGACCATTACCGTGGCGGCGCCGACAGCCTGCCCCTGGGAGACTGACATGCGCTACGACACCCTGATCCGCAATGCCCTGGTCATCGACGGCAGCGACCGTCCCGGCTATCGCGCCGACCTGGCCATCCTCGACGGGCGCATCCAGCGCATCGGCGAGCTGGCCGGTGCGCTCGCCGAGGTCGAGATCGATGCCGCCGGCCGCGTGCTGGCCCCGGGCTTCATCGACGTGCACACCCATGACGACACGGTGGTGATCCGCCAGCCGCAGATGCTGCCCAAGCTCAGCCAGGGGGTGACCACGGTGGTGGTGGGTAACTGCGGCATCAGTGCCGCGCCGGTGACCCTCAAGGGCGATCCGCCGGACCCGATGAACCTGCTGGGGCAGCGCGAGATGTTCGTCTACCCGCGTTTCGCCGACTACCGCGCGGCGGTGGATGCGGCCCGCCCGGCGGTGAATGTCGCGGCCCTGGTGGGGCATACCGCCCTGCGCAGCAACCATCTGGCGGACCTGTACCGCACGGCCACCGCTAGCGAAATCGCGGCCATGCGCGAGCAATTGCGCGACAGCCTGGAGCAGGGCGCCCTGGGCCTGTCCACCGGGCTGGCCTACGCCAGCGCCTTCTGCGCGAAAACCGATGAGGTGCGGCAATTGGCCGAGGAGTTGACGGCCTTCGGCGCGCTGTATGCCACGCATCTGCGCAGCGAGTTCGAGCCGGTGCTGGAGGCCATGGACGAAGCCTTCCTGATCGGCCGTTCGGCGCGGGCACCGGTGATCATCTCCCACCTCAAGTGCGCCGGCGCCGGCAACTGGGGGCGCAGCCCGCAACTGCTGGCGGCCCTGGAGCAGGCGGCGCAGGAGCATCCGGTAGGCTGCGACTGCTATCCCTATGCCGCCAGTTCCTCGACCCTGGACCTCAAGCAGGTCACCGATGCCTATCGCATCACCATCACCTGGTCCACGCCGCATCCCGAGCAGGGCGGACGCGACCTGGCGCAGATCGCCGCCGACTGGGGCCTGGATCTGCAGGCCGCCGCCAAGCGCCTGCAACCGGCGGGAGCGGTGTACTACGGCATGGACGAAAGCGACGTGCGGCGCATCCTCGCCCACCCGCTGACGATGGTCGGCTCCGATGGCCTGCCGGAAGACCCGTTCCCCCATCCCCGGTTATGGGGCGCCTTTCCCCGGGTGCTGGGCCACTTCAGTCGCGACCTGGGGTTATTCCCGCTGCACACTGCGGTGTACAAGATGACCGGCCTGTCGGCGGCGCGCTTCGGCCTGCGCCAGCGCGGCGAGATCCGCGAAGGCTATTGGGCCGACCTGGTGCTGTTCGATCCCCAGCGGGTCCGGGACGTGGCCGACTTCCAGGAACCACGGCGCCCGGCCCAGGGGATCGACGGGGTCTGGGTCAATGGCGTGAGCAGTTATGCCGCCGGCCAGGCCAGCGAGCAGCGCCATGGGCGCTTCCTGCCCCGGGAGGGCGATTTGCGCCAAGGGTTCGGGATGCCAGGCTGATTTGTTGATCGCCGTCACAATGGTGGCGTATTGACATTAAAGAAAGCCCGCGTGGCGCCGAAGTGCTGGCAATCGGGGTCGCTCTCAGCGACCTGTTTCCAGTCAGGGAGTCACGCAATGAGCTTTGGCAAAACCACCCCCGTCCTGCGGATCTTCGATGAAGCCAAGGCCCGGGAGTTTTACCTGGACTTCCTGGGCTTCAGCCTCGATTGGCAGTATCGCTTCGAGACCGATCTGCCGCTGTACATGCAGGTCTCCCGGGGCGAGTGCGTGCTGCACCTGAGTGAGTACCATGGCGACTGCACCCCTGGCGCGGCACTGCGTATCGAAACCGATGAACTGGAAGCCTTCCAGCAAGGGTTGCTGGCCAAGCAGTATCCATTCTCCCACCCGCAGATCCAGGCCATGCCCTGGGGAAGCCAGGACATGACCATCAGCGATCCTTTCGGTAACCGGTTGGTATTCACCAATACCATCAGTGCCTGATGCGGGTCAGGCCTGTGTGGTGGGGAGGGCGGCCTGGCGAAACTGGCCCGGGGTCAGGCCGGTGCGGGTCTTGAAGCTGCGGTGGAACGAACGGGGTTCGGTGAAGCCCAGGCGATCGGCGATGTCGTGGATCGACAGCTCGCTGTGCCGTAGATAGTGCTCGGCCAACTCTTGGCGCAGGTCATCGAGAATCTGCTGGTAGGACGTTCCGTCCTTGAGCAATTGGCGCTGCAAGGTGCTTACCGATACCGACAGTTGCTCGGCCACTTGTTCCTTGCGCGGCAGGCCATCCTTGAGCAACTGGCGCAGGACGCCCTGCACCTGCAGCGCCACCGGTGCATCGGCCAACGAGGCCATCATCGCCTGGGCATGGTCTTCCAGGGTCTTGAGCAGGCGCGCATCGGCCTGGCGCAAGGGCAGTTGCAGGTAGTACAGCGGCGCCACCAGGGCCGAGCAGGGCTGCTGGAACAGCACCGGGCAGCCCAATAGCGCTTCGTATTGCTCGACCTGGGCTGGCTCCGGCAGCGGGTGCTCGAACCACACGGCGCGAGGCGACAACTGCGAATCGGCGATCCAGCGGGCATACAGCAACCAGGAGGCGAGCACGTTTTCCACCAGGTGCCGGCGGATGTCCGGGCGCTGGTGGCGGCAGCTCCAGACCAGGCGTACCTCGTCGCCTGCCACCTCGGCGCGGCTGGTACCCATGTCCCCCACCAGTTTTTCGAACGGCATGATGCGCGCCATGGCTTCGCCCAGGGTCGCGCAGTTCATGGTGATGTAGCCCAGTACGTTCCAGGAGTTGGGTTTGACGAAACGTGCTGAATTGAGCCCGAACAAAGGGTCGCCCGAGTGCAGGCAGAAGTAGTCCAGCAGGCGTTCGTGGACCTCCACCGGCAGGCGCAGGCTGGTGTCGTTCAGTTGCTCGGCTTGCAAGCCGGCGGCTGCCAGCGCCGGTTCCGTGGCGATGCCCAGTTGCTCGGCATAGAGCAGGTACTTGAGCAGGGGCGGGACCGAGGTAAAACCGAGGCTGGGCATGATTGGGTTCCTGGCAACGAATCCTTCGGACAGCAGGATGCAGACCGGGAAAGGTAAGGGCAAACCGCGCGCGCTGTAAATGCCTGCTCACCCCGCCTCTTGTAGCCGCTGCCGCAGGCTGCGGCTACAGAAGTCGAGCATCCAGGCGTGGCGCACCTTGCGTGCGCCGGGTATCTGGCGTCCTGCACATGACCGCCAGCCTTGTTCAAAGGCGGCGGCCATGGGGCACAAGTCAGACGCGGAAGTGGCTGACCATCATTTGCAGTTGGCCGCCCAGGCGGGCCAACTCGACGCTGGAGGCAGCGGTTTCCTCGCTGGCGGCGGCGGTCTGTTCCGACACGTCGCGCACGTTGATGATGCTGCGGCTGATTTCCTCGGCCACGGCGCTCTGTTCTTCGGCCGCGGCGGCGATCTGCTGGTTCATCGACTGGATGTTGGACACCGTGCGGGTGATGTTTTCCAGGGAGGCACCGGCCTTGCGGGTCAGCTCGACGCTGCTGTCGGTCAGCACGCGGCTGTTTTGCATCACGGTCGCCACTTGCTGGGTGCCGTTCTGCAGGCCGGCCACCAGTTCCTCGATTTCCTCGGTGGACTTCTGGGTGCGCTGGGCCAGGGCCCGGACCTCGTCGGCGACCACGGCGAAACCGCGGCCGGCTTCACCGGCGCGGGCGGCTTCGATGGCGGCGTTCAGGGCCAGCAGGTTGGTCTGCTCGGCCACGGCCTTGATCACGTCCATGACGCTGCCGATCTTGTCGCTTTCCTGTTGCAGCACGGTCATGGCGTCAGTGGAACGCACCACTTCGCTGGCCAGGCGTTCGATCTGCTCGATGGCCTGGGCCACGACCTTGTCGCCTTCGCGAGCTTCGCCGTCGGCAGCCGAAGCCGCTTGGGAAGCCTCTTCAGCGTTGCGCGCGACTTCCTGCACGGTGGCGGTCATCTCGTGCATGGCGGTGGCTACCTGGTCGGTCTCGACTTTCTGGCTGTTGACCCCGGCGCTGGTTTCCTCGGTCACGGCCGACAATTCTTCGGCGGCGCTGGCGATCTGGGTCACGCCGTCGCGGATGCCACCGATCAGCTCGCGCAGGGTCACGCCCATGCGGGCGATGCCTTGTTGCAGCACGCCCAGCTCGTCGCGCCGAGTGATGTGCATATCCTGGGTCAGGTCGCCGGAGGCAATGCGCTCGACAGCGGTCAGGGTTTCGCGCAGTGGGCGGGTGATCTGGCGGGTGATGATCACCGCGGCCAATACGCCCACCAGCAGCGCCAGCAGGGTGCTGGTCAATTGCAGGCTGCGGGCCTGGGTGCTTTCGATGTCGCGGCGATCCAGTTGGATCTGATACAGGGCATCGCTGCGCTCGACGATATCGGCGCCCTGGTCGGTCATTTCCTTGCGTGCCTGCACGGCGTCGGAGAACGCGGCCTTGAAGGTCTGCAGCGAGCTGCGGTAGCCGGTCAGGGCGCTGGTCAGGCGTTGCAGGACATCGCCCTGGGTACGGCTGAAGTGTTTGTTCAACTGCTCCAGCTCGGCAATCGCGGCATTGAGCTGCGTGACCGCCTTCTGCTCGGTTTCCGGATTGCTGGTGGTGACATAGCCACGTACTTCATAACGTGCCAGCTGGAAGGCTTCCTTGGCCTCGGTGATGGCCTGGAACTGCTCGAAGCGCTCGTCGCTCAGGGGCATCTGCTTGACCCGGTCGTTGATCCCGTTGATCAGGTCGTTGGCGTCGTCGGCATTCTGGTTCATGGCCTGGCGCGCGGCGTTGCCGGTGCGGTAGGCGTTGCGCATCTTGTTCAGCGAGTCCTGGTAGGCGGCGATGGTCGCGCCCAGGCCTTGCAGGAGCTTGATGTTTTCCGGGCTCTGGAACGAGGCCAGGAGCTTTTTCTGCTGGGCGCTGAAATCGTCCAGGGTGTTCTGCACGCCCTGGGCGGCAGTTTCGTCGCCGTTGGCCAGCATGTACTGCAGGCGGGTGACCCGCAGCTTGGTCAGGCCGATGTTCAGCTGGGTGATGTCGCTCATCCAGTTGCTGCGGTCGATAAGACCGCCCAGGCTGGTCCAGCCGGTCAGTGCAAGAACGGTGGTCAGGGCCAGGACCAGGCCGAAGCCCAGGCCCAGCTTAAGGTTGACGCTGATGTTGGCAAACCAACTATTCATTGAATTCCTCCAGGAACGTAGCGCTTCTTGATCTCAGTTGGCCGGAAGATTGTTGTTCTTGGTGACCAGCAGGGTGTTTTGTAGGGGATGTATCGGCGGGATGTGCCATAGCTGAAACGATTTCGTCGGTATTGCGCCAAGACAATGTTTCAGGTTTTGACGGCTATTTTGCGGGATGAACCGCCGGTCCGTTGAGCTTTTTTTCACATTCATTTCACCGCGCCCCCACGGAGCCCGCCCTAGAGTCTTTGCGTCGCTGCCCAAGGCAGGCGGCAGCGCTCAACTGTCATCAGGTTTTTGTAGCCTTGGCACGAGCTGCTCAACGCAATGAATCACTTTGGAAAGGGCGGCTGGACTGTGACAACAAGACAGATGTTCGTGGTGGCCAAGCGTCCCTTCCTGCGGGGGGCCGTGGCCCGTTACAAAAAGCCCCTGATGCTGTTGCTGGGAGCTCTCCTGGTGCTTTTATCGAGCCTGTATCTGTTCAGGCCGGCCCAGGTGCCTGACCTGACCCGCGACAACGCGGCCGGGGTCAAGGCGTTGGCCAGCGGTTGGGCCAAGGGCGACATGATCGTCCTGGTACGCCATGTGGAACGCTGCGACCGTTCCAATGCCCCATGCCTGGGGCCGGCCGACGGCATCACCGACCGCGCCCGTGAAGTAGCGGTTGCCCTAGGCGCCAGGTTCGAACAACTGGGCCTGGAACATACCGATATCTACAACAGCCCGCTGACCCGTACGGCGCAGACCGCTGGCTTCATGTTCAGCAAGGTCAGCAGCGGTGACAACTGGTTGTTCAACTGCCGGGGCAGCATGCTGCGCGATGCGCTGGCGCATAAGGTTGCCGGGCGCAACCTGGTGCTGGTAACCCACAGCGAATGCATGACGCAAATGGACAAGGACCTGAACCTGTCGACTCCGACCTTGGGCTACGGCGCGGCCATGTTCGTTTCCACCGACACCCTCAACGGCACCCCGAAGATGCTCGGGTTGATCGAGGCCAGCGACTGGCGCTCGGTGAACCTC
It contains:
- a CDS encoding glyoxalase superfamily protein — its product is MSFGKTTPVLRIFDEAKAREFYLDFLGFSLDWQYRFETDLPLYMQVSRGECVLHLSEYHGDCTPGAALRIETDELEAFQQGLLAKQYPFSHPQIQAMPWGSQDMTISDPFGNRLVFTNTISA
- the ggt gene encoding gamma-glutamyltransferase, with product MGILPCTTLTLGLALAASVPVFAAPLEGGAVAAPNQYGADVAAQILKKGGNAVDAAVATAFTLAVTYPEAGNIGGGGFMTLFIDGKPYFLDYRETAPKAATRDMYLNDKGEVIENLSLVGARAAGVPGTVMGLWEAHQKFGKLPWSELVTPAVAYARNGFKVADKQYQYREDALKLFNGSTNFGDYFGSMQPGQTFRQPELAATLERIADQGAKEFYSGKTADLLVAQMQADKGLITKQDLQDYKVKWRQPLQVSFRGNVLYTAPPPSSGGVALAQLIGIKEERAADFKGVELNSAKYIHLLAEIEKRVFADRADYLGDPAFSEVPVKPLTDPAYLKQRAAQVNPDAISPTDKVRPGLERHQTTHFSIVDAQGNAVSNTYTLNWDYGSGVVVKGAGFLLNDEMDDFSAKPGVANAFGVVGGDANAIAPGKRMLSSMSPSLVTRDGKVTLVLGTPGGSRIFTSIFQVLNNLYDFHLPLEKAVAAQRVHHQLLPKDTIYYDAYAPLTGQVADELKAMGYTLEDQGWEMGDIQAIRVNGPQLETASDPRGRGVGKVVK
- a CDS encoding methyl-accepting chemotaxis protein, with translation MHITRRDELGVLQQGIARMGVTLRELIGGIRDGVTQIASAAEELSAVTEETSAGVNSQKVETDQVATAMHEMTATVQEVARNAEEASQAASAADGEAREGDKVVAQAIEQIERLASEVVRSTDAMTVLQQESDKIGSVMDVIKAVAEQTNLLALNAAIEAARAGEAGRGFAVVADEVRALAQRTQKSTEEIEELVAGLQNGTQQVATVMQNSRVLTDSSVELTRKAGASLENITRTVSNIQSMNQQIAAAAEEQSAVAEEISRSIINVRDVSEQTAAASEETAASSVELARLGGQLQMMVSHFRV
- a CDS encoding MurR/RpiR family transcriptional regulator, which produces MDILYQIRSRLDDLSTGEARIARLMLDDVGFAASASLEELARRAEVSAATLSRFARSVGCRDLRQLRLQLAQASGVGSRFLDPGASTESSGFYRQIVGDIESTLHHHLAGFEGAQFADAVRLLGRARMIHAFGTGGCSTLCSAELQVRLVRLGYCIAACHDPVMMRVTAASLGPQHAVIACSLSGLTPELLDAVTLARSYGAAVLAITLPDSPLAGLADVLLPLHSAETSFIYKPTAARYGMLLAIDVLATELALAMPDDNQERLRRIKLALDHYRGGADSLPLGD
- a CDS encoding N-acyl-D-amino-acid deacylase family protein, which produces MRYDTLIRNALVIDGSDRPGYRADLAILDGRIQRIGELAGALAEVEIDAAGRVLAPGFIDVHTHDDTVVIRQPQMLPKLSQGVTTVVVGNCGISAAPVTLKGDPPDPMNLLGQREMFVYPRFADYRAAVDAARPAVNVAALVGHTALRSNHLADLYRTATASEIAAMREQLRDSLEQGALGLSTGLAYASAFCAKTDEVRQLAEELTAFGALYATHLRSEFEPVLEAMDEAFLIGRSARAPVIISHLKCAGAGNWGRSPQLLAALEQAAQEHPVGCDCYPYAASSSTLDLKQVTDAYRITITWSTPHPEQGGRDLAQIAADWGLDLQAAAKRLQPAGAVYYGMDESDVRRILAHPLTMVGSDGLPEDPFPHPRLWGAFPRVLGHFSRDLGLFPLHTAVYKMTGLSAARFGLRQRGEIREGYWADLVLFDPQRVRDVADFQEPRRPAQGIDGVWVNGVSSYAAGQASEQRHGRFLPREGDLRQGFGMPG
- the gliR gene encoding AraC family transcriptional regulator GliR: MPSLGFTSVPPLLKYLLYAEQLGIATEPALAAAGLQAEQLNDTSLRLPVEVHERLLDYFCLHSGDPLFGLNSARFVKPNSWNVLGYITMNCATLGEAMARIMPFEKLVGDMGTSRAEVAGDEVRLVWSCRHQRPDIRRHLVENVLASWLLYARWIADSQLSPRAVWFEHPLPEPAQVEQYEALLGCPVLFQQPCSALVAPLYYLQLPLRQADARLLKTLEDHAQAMMASLADAPVALQVQGVLRQLLKDGLPRKEQVAEQLSVSVSTLQRQLLKDGTSYQQILDDLRQELAEHYLRHSELSIHDIADRLGFTEPRSFHRSFKTRTGLTPGQFRQAALPTTQA
- a CDS encoding GntT/GntP/DsdX family permease, whose product is MAPVSAYGLLGYAAVAIIALIVLIARYRLNPFIVITLVSVGLALVAGMPASGVVAAYEAGVGKTLGHIALVVALGTMLGKLMAESGGAEQVARTLVARFGERNAHWAMVCIAFLVGLPLFFEVGFVLLVPIAFTVARRVGVSLLMVGLPMVAGLSVVHALVPPHPGAMLAVQAYQAPVGQTLLYAILIGVPTAIIAGPVYARLIVPHIQLPAHNPLEQQFINREPRVRLPSFRLTLGTILLPVVLMLLGGWANLIAAPGTGLNQFLLFIGNSVIALLIATLVSFWTLGLAQGLNRESILRFTNECLAPTAGITLLVGAGGGLNRILIDSGVTEQVTGLAHQFQLSPLWMGWLFAVLMRVATGSATVALTTASGVVAPVAVGLGYPHPELLVIATGAGSVILSHVNDGGFWLVKEYFNMSVIQTFKTWTVLETLISLIAFGLTLVLAEFL
- a CDS encoding SulP family inorganic anion transporter; this translates as MKAKRLRADVLAGLTTSFALLPECIAFALVAHLNPLMGLYGAFFICTLTALFGGRPGMVSGAAGSMAVVIVALVVQHGVQYLLATVLLGGLVMIAFGLLRLGKLVRMVPHPVMLGFVNGLAIVIALAQLEHFKSGEHWLSGQPLYLMAGLVALTMAIVYLLPRLTRAVPPALVAILGVGFLVYVLGLPTRTLGDMAHIAGGLPALALPDVPWTLETLGIIAPYAFLMAMVGLLETLLTLNLTDEITETRGYTNRECVALGAANMVSGVFGGMGGCAMIGQTVINLSSGGRGRLSGVVAGVLILLFVLFLSPLIERIPLAALVGVMFVVSQQTFAWASLRVVNKVPLNDVLVILAVTVITVFTDLATAVMCGIVIAALNFAWQQARELYADSHLEADGSKLYHLHGTLFFASTTPFLNQFDPANDPSRVTIDCRHLSFVDYSAIAALMTLRERYAKAGKQLRVLHLSERCKKLLKRARVQHD